A stretch of the Chlorobiota bacterium genome encodes the following:
- the metG gene encoding methionine--tRNA ligase: protein MINNKFKRTLITSALPYANGYIHLGHLAGAYLAADIYTRYLRLNNEEVIHVSGSDEHGAPITISAELEGVSPNVIIDRYHYSNEKALRECGIDFDIFGRTSWTEHHKTAQEFFLDFYKKGFFVEKEEQQFYDDFVNKFLPDRYVEGNCPNCNSEGARGDQCDSCSATYNQIELINPISKLSGKTPILKSTKHFYFKLNDFQERLEDYVESHSKDWRKHVLQQTRSWLKQGLGERAMTRDLDWGIDVPIVGYEGKKLYVWFDAPFGYISNTKVYCKNLGNENDWKKWWQSDESRYVAFIGKDNIVFHTLIFPATLMASNEGNNDKYILPNNVPANEFLNLEGKKFSKSKNWGIDLKDFLLEYPPDPLRYMITANMPENKDSDFTWNEFKSRNNNELADIFGNFINRTLQFTFKNFDGKVPKLVENEKESELINIINQDLQHAITTEQDKTAIAEFLYPKYLKYFNEIDINALIELAYSTTLIGSMYNQFRFKDALFETMNLARTANKYFNDSEPWKTLKSDFKVCSVTLNICIQFIKSLSILFEPVIPFTSKKIYKMLNLKLLEKDFNIWKYASEISIQSGHELGALEILFPKFDEEMVVKEISKLGLGSEPIKTEKKIDLKPEIDITEFQKLDLRVAKILSAERVKKSDKLIKLQIEIGDLKKQILAGIGKKYDPEFLIGKKIIVVANLKPTKLMGELSEGMLLAANSLDSSAPPTLITIIEDDNEVLDGFVIK from the coding sequence ATGATAAATAATAAATTTAAAAGAACTTTAATCACTAGTGCATTACCATATGCAAATGGATATATACATTTAGGTCATTTAGCAGGAGCTTATTTAGCGGCAGACATTTATACTAGGTACTTAAGGTTAAATAATGAAGAAGTAATTCATGTAAGTGGTAGTGATGAACATGGTGCTCCAATAACTATTTCAGCAGAATTAGAAGGAGTATCTCCAAATGTCATTATTGATAGATATCATTATTCCAATGAAAAAGCACTAAGGGAATGTGGTATCGATTTTGATATATTTGGAAGAACTTCTTGGACTGAACATCATAAAACAGCTCAAGAATTTTTCTTAGATTTTTACAAAAAAGGTTTTTTTGTTGAAAAAGAAGAACAGCAATTTTATGATGATTTTGTAAATAAATTTTTACCAGATAGGTATGTTGAAGGAAATTGTCCAAATTGTAATTCAGAAGGTGCTAGAGGTGATCAATGTGATAGTTGTTCTGCAACCTACAATCAAATTGAATTAATCAATCCTATTAGCAAACTATCTGGAAAAACACCTATACTAAAATCTACAAAACATTTTTATTTTAAACTAAATGATTTTCAAGAAAGGCTTGAAGATTATGTTGAATCCCATTCAAAAGATTGGAGAAAGCATGTTTTACAACAAACTAGAAGTTGGTTGAAGCAAGGTCTTGGAGAAAGGGCTATGACTAGAGATTTAGATTGGGGAATAGATGTACCAATTGTAGGATATGAAGGTAAAAAATTATATGTTTGGTTTGATGCCCCATTTGGATATATATCTAATACTAAGGTATATTGTAAAAATTTAGGAAATGAGAATGATTGGAAAAAATGGTGGCAATCTGATGAATCTAGATATGTGGCATTTATTGGAAAAGATAATATAGTTTTTCATACTCTTATTTTTCCAGCAACTTTAATGGCGAGTAATGAAGGAAATAATGATAAATATATTTTACCTAATAATGTTCCTGCAAATGAATTTTTAAATCTTGAAGGTAAAAAATTTTCTAAATCAAAAAATTGGGGAATTGATTTGAAAGATTTTTTATTGGAATATCCACCTGATCCATTAAGGTATATGATAACTGCAAATATGCCAGAAAATAAAGATAGTGATTTTACTTGGAATGAGTTTAAATCTAGGAACAACAATGAACTTGCAGATATTTTCGGAAATTTTATAAACAGAACTCTTCAATTTACTTTTAAGAATTTTGATGGCAAAGTACCGAAGCTTGTTGAAAATGAAAAGGAATCTGAACTTATAAATATAATAAATCAAGACTTACAACATGCTATAACAACTGAGCAAGATAAAACTGCAATTGCTGAGTTTTTATATCCTAAGTATTTAAAATATTTTAATGAAATTGATATTAATGCATTGATTGAATTAGCTTATTCAACAACATTAATAGGAAGTATGTATAATCAATTCAGGTTTAAAGATGCATTGTTTGAAACTATGAATTTAGCAAGGACAGCCAATAAATATTTTAATGATTCTGAACCATGGAAAACTTTAAAATCTGATTTTAAAGTATGTTCAGTAACATTAAATATATGCATTCAATTCATAAAATCATTATCAATTCTGTTTGAACCAGTTATTCCATTTACTTCAAAAAAAATATATAAAATGCTTAATCTTAAGCTACTCGAAAAAGATTTTAATATTTGGAAATATGCAAGTGAAATTTCTATTCAATCTGGACATGAATTAGGAGCTCTTGAAATATTATTCCCAAAATTTGATGAAGAAATGGTTGTAAAAGAAATTTCTAAACTAGGATTAGGTTCAGAACCAATAAAAACTGAAAAAAAAATTGATTTAAAACCAGAAATTGACATAACAGAATTTCAAAAATTGGATTTAAGAGTAGCTAAAATTTTATCAGCAGAAAGAGTTAAAAAATCTGATAAATTAATAAAATTACAAATTGAGATTGGTGATTTAAAGAAACAAATTTTAGCTGGAATTGGAAAAAAATATGATCCTGAATTTCTTATTGGAAAAAAAATAATAGTTGTTGCAAATTTAAAACCAACAAAGTTGATGGGGGAGTTATCTGAAGGTATGTTGTTAGCCGCTAATTCATTAGATTCTTCAGCTCCACCAACATTAATTACAATTATTGAAGATGATAACGAAGTTTTAGATGGATTTGTAATTAAATAA
- the glnA gene encoding type I glutamate--ammonia ligase, whose product MNKTQVLKLAKQHNVKFVNLQFTDIVGTLKAVTIPVWKLEDAIESNVWFDGSSIEGFTRVHESDMFLKLDLETFAVIPWTLNSTNGSRARVICDVFMPDGSPFEGDPRGILKRQLERVKKMGYVFNVGPELEFFLLKKGADGKFTGLPHDQAGYFDQTYDQAMDIREEMTLALTAFNIDVEALHHEVAIGQHEIDFKYCNALAGADASVTLKWAFKNIAQKHDLHATFMPKPISGINGSGMHVHQSLFTNEGKNMMFDKKGTYSLSNFAQQFIAGQLHHIQALNAIINPTVNSYKRLVVGYEAPVNVAWGQKNRSVLIRVPRYTPGREKAVRVEIRCPDPAANPYLAFAALLAAGLDGIEKKMTPPDPVEDDLFHMTQDELKKRKIGSVAPTLYDALEALKKNDVIRGAIGDFSFSKFYEAKMKEWDEYRIHVSNWELEKYLEVH is encoded by the coding sequence ATGAACAAAACACAAGTACTTAAACTTGCAAAACAACACAATGTAAAATTTGTAAATTTACAATTTACAGACATTGTAGGTACATTAAAAGCAGTAACAATTCCTGTTTGGAAATTAGAAGATGCGATTGAAAGTAATGTTTGGTTTGATGGATCATCAATTGAAGGTTTTACTAGAGTTCATGAAAGTGATATGTTTCTTAAACTAGATTTAGAAACATTTGCAGTAATCCCATGGACATTAAATTCTACCAATGGGTCAAGAGCTAGAGTTATTTGCGATGTATTTATGCCAGATGGTAGCCCATTTGAAGGGGATCCTCGAGGGATTTTGAAAAGGCAATTAGAAAGAGTTAAAAAAATGGGTTATGTATTTAATGTTGGACCTGAATTAGAATTCTTTCTCTTAAAAAAAGGTGCTGATGGTAAATTTACAGGTTTACCACATGATCAAGCTGGGTATTTTGACCAAACTTATGATCAAGCTATGGATATAAGAGAAGAAATGACTTTAGCTTTAACAGCATTCAATATTGATGTTGAAGCTTTACATCATGAAGTTGCAATTGGTCAGCATGAAATTGACTTTAAATATTGTAATGCACTTGCAGGAGCAGATGCATCAGTAACATTGAAATGGGCTTTTAAAAATATCGCTCAAAAACATGACTTACATGCTACATTTATGCCAAAACCCATATCTGGTATAAATGGATCAGGAATGCATGTTCATCAATCTTTGTTTACTAATGAAGGAAAGAATATGATGTTTGATAAGAAAGGTACTTATTCATTAAGTAATTTTGCACAACAATTTATTGCAGGTCAATTACATCATATTCAAGCCTTGAATGCTATTATTAATCCAACAGTAAATTCTTATAAAAGATTAGTTGTTGGTTACGAAGCACCAGTAAATGTAGCTTGGGGACAAAAGAATCGTTCAGTTCTTATAAGAGTTCCAAGATATACTCCTGGTCGTGAAAAAGCTGTTAGAGTTGAAATACGTTGTCCGGATCCAGCAGCAAATCCATATTTAGCGTTTGCAGCATTATTAGCAGCAGGTTTGGATGGAATAGAGAAAAAAATGACTCCTCCTGATCCTGTTGAAGACGATTTGTTCCATATGACACAAGATGAATTAAAAAAGAGAAAAATTGGTTCTGTTGCTCCAACTTTGTATGATGCTCTAGAAGCTCTAAAGAAAAATGATGTCATTCGTGGTGCAATTGGTGATTTTTCATTTAGTAAATTTTATGAAGCAAAAATGAAAGAATGGGATGAATATAGAATTCATGTTTCAAATTGGGAATTAGAAAAATATTTAGAAGTACATTAA
- the nadC gene encoding carboxylating nicotinate-nucleotide diphosphorylase translates to MNSNSYKDFDLNFLIKTSLNEDIQTGDITGLSCIDENSKSTAILLVKQNGIVCGKEIVDKILQKFDENISIKWYINDGDFVVSKTIIAELKGNTRSILTVERTILNFFQRMSGVATLTNLYVEKIAHTKATILDTRKTIPGYRYLDKYAVKCGGGTNHRFGLYDMVMIKDNHIAANKSISNAVFRCVEYLNKYKLQIPIEVETKNIEEVKEALDCNHIQRIMFDNFDLNTLNVAVQIVDGKKETEASGGVNLNTIKDIAETGVQFISVGAITHSALALDVSLDLI, encoded by the coding sequence ATGAATTCCAATAGTTATAAAGACTTTGATTTAAATTTTCTAATAAAAACATCATTAAATGAAGACATACAAACTGGTGATATTACGGGTTTATCTTGTATAGATGAAAACTCTAAAAGTACTGCAATTTTATTAGTAAAACAAAACGGAATTGTTTGTGGTAAAGAAATTGTAGATAAAATTTTGCAAAAATTTGATGAAAATATTTCTATTAAATGGTATATTAATGATGGAGATTTTGTTGTAAGTAAAACAATTATTGCAGAATTAAAAGGGAACACCAGATCAATTTTAACAGTAGAAAGAACTATATTAAATTTTTTTCAAAGAATGAGTGGAGTTGCAACTTTAACAAATTTATATGTTGAAAAAATTGCTCACACAAAAGCAACTATTTTAGATACAAGAAAAACAATACCTGGTTATAGATATTTAGATAAATATGCAGTTAAATGTGGTGGTGGTACTAATCATCGTTTTGGTTTATACGATATGGTTATGATAAAAGACAACCATATTGCTGCAAACAAATCAATAAGTAATGCTGTATTTAGATGTGTAGAATATTTAAATAAATACAAACTTCAAATTCCAATTGAAGTTGAAACAAAAAATATAGAAGAGGTAAAGGAGGCATTAGATTGTAATCATATTCAAAGAATTATGTTTGATAATTTTGATTTAAATACCTTAAATGTAGCAGTTCAAATTGTTGATGGCAAAAAGGAGACTGAAGCTTCTGGTGGAGTCAATTTAAATACAATTAAAGATATTGCAGAAACAGGAGTTCAATTTATTTCAGTTGGAGCTATAACTCATTCAGCACTTGCTTTAGATGTTTCATTAGACCTTATATAA
- a CDS encoding 4Fe-4S binding protein, translating to MNHDVSFQLTGDPTFNSTKIQKVALILIGIGSAFIFSALFGLGSVYPVTCFVIGYGGLIIGGMLFIFQEFKNKIPGIKNNGVMFNSATAKGAFSWILGIFLTTFYIILYWFGDKLSSLNMTLDWLSFLIRNKPSDQWFLYGVCYSLAVLIMGIRMILKYKHSPYQIRRTLSVMFFQLFFAFLIPHLLELFNQKEFYFTYFWPLKYQYFFPNDIKSISESGGLGVFMVRWSMAMSFIGVPILTYFFGKRWYCSWVCGCGGLAETLGDPFRQLSDKSVKAWKIERWMIHTILLIIIITTTIVWINSATKGSLLEDASDLSSKWYGFFIGSLFSGVIGVGFYPIMGSRVWCRFGCPQAAILGIIQKYFSRFRITTNGGQCISCGNCSTYCEMGIDVRSYAQRGENIIRSSCVGCGICSAVCPRGVLNLENGPINSRYNGEQLTSNYKLNSHID from the coding sequence ATGAATCATGATGTCAGTTTTCAATTAACAGGAGATCCTACTTTTAATTCAACAAAAATTCAGAAAGTTGCATTAATTCTGATAGGTATTGGAAGTGCATTTATTTTTTCAGCTCTATTTGGGTTAGGAAGTGTTTATCCAGTTACTTGTTTTGTAATTGGGTATGGTGGTTTGATAATTGGAGGTATGTTATTCATTTTTCAAGAATTTAAAAATAAAATTCCTGGAATTAAAAATAATGGTGTTATGTTCAATTCAGCAACTGCTAAAGGAGCTTTTAGTTGGATTTTAGGGATTTTTTTAACTACATTTTATATAATACTTTATTGGTTTGGTGATAAACTTTCTAGTTTAAATATGACATTAGATTGGTTAAGTTTTTTAATTCGAAATAAACCGTCCGATCAATGGTTCTTATATGGCGTATGCTATTCATTAGCAGTATTAATAATGGGAATTAGAATGATTCTTAAATACAAGCATAGTCCTTATCAAATCAGGCGGACTTTATCAGTAATGTTTTTTCAATTATTTTTTGCATTCTTAATTCCTCATTTATTAGAATTGTTTAACCAAAAGGAGTTTTACTTTACATATTTTTGGCCATTAAAATATCAATATTTTTTTCCAAACGATATTAAAAGTATTTCTGAAAGTGGTGGATTAGGAGTATTTATGGTTAGGTGGTCAATGGCAATGTCATTTATTGGAGTACCAATTTTAACATATTTTTTTGGTAAAAGATGGTATTGTTCTTGGGTATGTGGTTGTGGTGGCTTAGCTGAAACTTTAGGTGATCCATTTAGACAATTATCTGATAAATCTGTTAAAGCTTGGAAAATAGAACGATGGATGATTCATACAATTTTGTTAATAATTATAATTACTACTACAATAGTATGGATAAATTCTGCAACTAAAGGTTCTTTGCTTGAAGATGCATCAGATTTATCAAGTAAATGGTATGGATTTTTCATTGGGTCGTTGTTTAGTGGAGTTATTGGTGTTGGGTTTTATCCCATTATGGGTTCTAGAGTTTGGTGTAGATTTGGTTGTCCTCAAGCAGCGATATTAGGAATAATTCAGAAGTATTTTTCAAGATTTAGAATAACTACTAATGGAGGACAATGTATATCTTGCGGTAATTGTTCAACTTATTGTGAAATGGGAATAGATGTTAGATCATATGCTCAAAGAGGTGAAAATATAATACGATCTTCTTGTGTTGGATGTGGTATCTGTTCAGCTGTCTGCCCTAGAGGTGTTTTAAATCTTGAGAACGGTCCAATAAATTCAAGGTATAATGGAGAACAATTAACAAGTAATTACAAATTAAATAGTCATATTGATTAA
- a CDS encoding HlyC/CorC family transporter, producing the protein MDDTFSSFILTGSMILISAFFVAAEFAFVKVRPSQLEIRAQQKKSKPAILALKIIRELQDYLSVAQIGITVTSLVLGWVSEPLVAKLISSLVYSIGINISEVLLHTIATPIAFSIVTFIHLIFGELVPKSIAVQFSENVAIAFAYPLYLCHLFFKPIVWLLNKVSSAVLRLFGIKGINDFEHAHSGDELRLLLEQGKEEGTIEQEEHELIENVFEFGEKSTKDIMVPRTNIVSLDIETPVETLIRQMIENGYTRMPVYKDSLDDIVGIVYSKDLIALMEHRNLIIIQDLLRPAYCVPETKPIKDLMREFQKTKNHFAVVIDEFGGTAGLITMEDILEELVGEIQDEYDDEVSGVEKIDDRIFIINASLSISDVNEMLEGIELPEGEDYTTVAGLTTKWFGHIPEANETLDRDGVRMTVLLTQNRRVLKVKVEDLIVEVFNNGISAFDENK; encoded by the coding sequence ATGGACGATACATTTAGTAGTTTTATTCTAACTGGTTCAATGATACTTATTAGTGCATTCTTTGTTGCTGCTGAGTTTGCTTTTGTAAAAGTAAGACCATCCCAATTAGAAATTAGAGCACAACAAAAAAAGAGCAAACCAGCAATACTTGCTTTAAAAATAATACGTGAACTTCAAGATTATTTATCTGTTGCTCAAATTGGTATAACTGTTACATCATTGGTTTTAGGCTGGGTTAGTGAACCATTGGTAGCTAAGTTAATTTCGAGTTTAGTTTATTCTATAGGTATTAATATTTCTGAGGTATTATTGCACACTATTGCCACACCCATTGCATTTTCAATTGTTACTTTTATTCACTTAATTTTTGGAGAACTTGTCCCTAAATCAATTGCAGTTCAATTTTCAGAAAATGTTGCAATTGCATTTGCTTACCCTTTATACTTGTGTCATCTGTTTTTTAAACCAATTGTTTGGTTATTAAATAAAGTTTCATCCGCTGTATTAAGACTTTTTGGAATTAAAGGTATTAATGATTTTGAACATGCACATTCAGGTGATGAGTTAAGATTGTTACTTGAACAAGGAAAAGAAGAAGGAACAATTGAACAAGAAGAACATGAGTTAATCGAAAATGTTTTTGAATTTGGAGAAAAAAGTACAAAAGATATTATGGTTCCAAGAACAAATATAGTATCCTTAGATATTGAAACTCCTGTAGAAACTTTAATAAGGCAAATGATTGAGAATGGATATACTAGAATGCCTGTGTATAAAGATTCTTTAGATGACATTGTGGGAATTGTTTATTCTAAAGATTTAATTGCTTTAATGGAACATAGAAATCTGATTATAATTCAAGATTTGTTAAGACCAGCATATTGCGTTCCAGAAACAAAACCGATTAAAGACTTAATGAGAGAATTTCAGAAAACTAAAAATCACTTTGCAGTTGTAATTGACGAATTTGGAGGAACTGCAGGCTTGATAACAATGGAAGATATACTTGAAGAATTAGTTGGTGAAATTCAAGATGAATATGATGATGAAGTTTCAGGAGTTGAAAAAATTGATGATAGAATTTTCATTATAAATGCTAGTTTATCAATTAGTGATGTAAATGAAATGTTAGAGGGAATTGAATTACCAGAAGGAGAAGACTATACAACAGTTGCAGGATTAACAACAAAATGGTTTGGACATATCCCCGAAGCTAATGAAACTTTAGATCGTGATGGAGTTAGAATGACAGTTTTATTAACTCAAAACAGAAGGGTTTTAAAAGTTAAAGTTGAAGATCTTATAGTTGAAGTTTTTAATAATGGAATTTCGGCTTTTGATGAAAATAAGTAG
- a CDS encoding aminotransferase class V-fold PLP-dependent enzyme: protein MNLTKVDFLLNDKVVFLNHGSFGACPKVVFEEYQYWQRELELQPVEFIGRKLPELLKWSREKLSNYICCNPEEVVYITNATEGVNIIARSLKFKKGDEILCTNHEYGACDRTFEFLCNKTEATYKKVEINLPLTTKEDFLKKFFSQVTKNTKLIFVSHITSSTALILPVKEICDKAKELGIHTLIDGAHAPSQIKLNLKEIDPDFYTGNLHKWLCSPKGSAFLYVKKSLQNLIEPLIVSWGWNPIIKGESKFIDELQFNGTRDFASYLSVPKAIDFQKEHNWNIVINDCYNLVCYARKRMSEILNAKIISPESKDWFLQFAAVLLPINIDGKHLKNYLYDEFKIEIPVTDWNKRQLLRISIQVYNTKNDVDILLNALETYMKKI from the coding sequence ATGAATCTTACTAAAGTAGATTTTCTTTTGAATGATAAAGTTGTATTTTTAAATCATGGTTCCTTTGGAGCTTGTCCCAAAGTAGTATTTGAAGAATATCAATATTGGCAAAGAGAACTTGAATTACAACCAGTCGAGTTTATTGGAAGAAAACTTCCTGAGTTGCTTAAATGGTCAAGAGAAAAATTATCAAACTATATTTGTTGTAATCCTGAAGAAGTTGTATATATAACTAATGCTACTGAAGGAGTAAATATTATTGCAAGATCTTTAAAGTTTAAGAAAGGTGATGAAATTTTATGCACAAATCATGAATATGGTGCTTGTGATAGAACCTTTGAATTCTTATGTAACAAGACAGAAGCAACTTACAAAAAAGTTGAAATAAATTTACCACTCACTACAAAAGAAGATTTCCTAAAAAAGTTTTTTAGTCAAGTTACAAAAAATACTAAGCTAATTTTTGTATCTCATATAACATCTTCAACTGCTTTAATTTTACCAGTGAAAGAGATTTGCGACAAAGCAAAAGAATTAGGAATTCATACATTAATTGATGGAGCTCATGCACCTAGCCAAATTAAATTAAATCTTAAAGAAATTGACCCAGATTTCTATACAGGTAATCTTCATAAATGGCTATGCTCACCAAAAGGTTCAGCCTTTTTATATGTAAAAAAATCCTTGCAAAATTTAATAGAACCATTAATAGTAAGTTGGGGTTGGAACCCTATTATTAAAGGTGAAAGTAAGTTTATTGATGAACTTCAATTTAATGGAACTCGAGATTTCGCATCATATTTATCAGTACCAAAAGCAATTGATTTCCAAAAAGAACATAATTGGAATATTGTAATTAATGATTGTTATAATCTTGTTTGTTATGCTAGAAAACGAATGTCTGAAATTCTAAATGCTAAAATTATTTCACCTGAGTCCAAAGATTGGTTCTTACAATTTGCAGCTGTATTGTTACCAATAAACATTGATGGTAAACATTTAAAAAATTATTTATATGATGAATTTAAAATAGAGATACCAGTAACAGATTGGAATAAAAGACAACTATTAAGAATTTCTATACAAGTTTATAATACAAAAAATGATGTTGACATATTGTTAAATGCTTTAGAAACTTATATGAAAAAAATTTAG
- a CDS encoding Lrp/AsnC family transcriptional regulator, whose product MKLSTDLDNIDIIILSLVQKEGRLPLTIIAEKVGLSTPAASERLKKLEERGVISGYFAKLTGLQLGLDITAFVEVRVDSSSHYKSFIKQVLAKNEILDCHAITGNASHLLKIKTKNTATLEKLLSDIQRWQGVVKSQTSLVLSTHKETLSLPLEFVKETIIDRNK is encoded by the coding sequence ATGAAACTATCTACAGATCTTGATAATATAGATATAATTATCCTATCACTTGTTCAAAAAGAGGGAAGATTACCATTAACAATAATAGCAGAGAAAGTTGGATTATCAACTCCTGCAGCAAGTGAAAGGCTAAAAAAGCTTGAAGAAAGAGGAGTAATATCTGGATATTTTGCTAAACTAACAGGATTACAATTAGGTTTAGATATAACAGCTTTTGTAGAAGTTAGAGTTGACTCATCATCCCATTACAAATCATTTATAAAGCAAGTCTTAGCAAAAAATGAAATTTTAGATTGTCATGCAATAACAGGAAATGCTTCTCATTTGTTAAAGATAAAAACAAAAAACACAGCGACACTAGAAAAATTGTTGTCTGATATTCAAAGGTGGCAAGGTGTTGTTAAATCTCAAACATCTTTAGTTTTATCTACACATAAAGAGACATTATCTTTACCATTAGAATTTGTAAAAGAAACAATAATAGATAGAAATAAATAA
- a CDS encoding T9SS type A sorting domain-containing protein, whose translation MKFLFYFLVLFAIANSHLLGQSTDTIKVLSHKDVIIQTDPSKGSTSYPQWVNFPKKGINYRRVIGYLTFECPPNLNCGEWDYGNHIYIGKKGGVNGENVNWEIGRFITPYGNYWKKGNAFKHGWYYDFTDFALLLHDSVEIIYQHSGYEAKDDRGWKINLTFYCIEGTPIRTPISITNSGYTGFSYGDPNKSMDSILPEKNIKLQPETNSLRLLVTQTGHGNDKPDGCGEFCGKLRTILFDKKKINDRFIWRECGFNPLFPQAGTWLYDRANWCPGASVPADVVDVMNLKGGTEHSYDVDMEKYVSTASTGNYDFSLFLIEYSRPLSNVDASIEAIVAPSKEYEYLRQNPICGNPTIIIKNNGNENLTYVNVKYGLKGIRKASFKWKGNLKFGESDTVKLTEPFSWASNIRVFEVELVSVNNPKNDQNLSINPDSSIVDEYLKDNVMTSTFDETPVLPGKIIILLKTNNAATENYYYIRDAVSGEILFEKNNLENVTTYRDTIDLPSGKCYNFEFYDDGPPPSNFPLNKDGLSWWANTNDGAGYVRILSKDNKTIKNFQADFGTKFFYQFTTNVSLDVKDFPVEKNKFLYVFPNPSSDKFNIEYFLNDSKGGNLEVFDLVGNKVFSQTLIEDDKTIEINLSSLIKGNYILKVKPNNGTEEITKKIVIL comes from the coding sequence ATGAAATTTCTATTTTACTTTTTGGTACTTTTTGCAATTGCAAATTCCCATTTATTAGGGCAATCAACTGACACAATAAAAGTACTATCTCACAAAGATGTAATTATTCAAACAGATCCTTCGAAGGGTTCTACATCTTATCCTCAATGGGTTAACTTTCCCAAAAAAGGAATAAATTATAGGAGAGTTATTGGCTATTTAACTTTTGAATGTCCACCAAATTTAAATTGTGGAGAATGGGACTATGGTAACCATATTTACATTGGTAAAAAAGGTGGAGTAAATGGAGAAAATGTTAATTGGGAAATTGGAAGATTTATCACTCCTTATGGAAATTATTGGAAAAAAGGAAACGCCTTCAAGCATGGTTGGTATTATGATTTTACTGACTTTGCATTGTTGTTACATGATAGTGTTGAAATTATATATCAACATTCAGGATATGAAGCAAAAGATGATAGAGGTTGGAAAATTAATTTAACTTTTTATTGTATAGAAGGTACTCCAATAAGAACCCCTATATCAATTACTAATTCTGGTTATACAGGATTTTCTTATGGAGACCCTAATAAATCAATGGATTCAATCTTACCTGAAAAAAATATAAAACTCCAACCTGAAACTAATTCATTAAGATTGTTAGTTACACAAACTGGTCATGGAAATGACAAACCAGATGGATGTGGTGAATTTTGTGGTAAACTTAGAACTATTTTATTTGATAAGAAAAAGATAAATGATAGATTCATTTGGAGAGAATGTGGGTTTAATCCTTTATTCCCTCAAGCTGGAACTTGGTTATATGATAGAGCAAACTGGTGCCCTGGAGCTTCTGTTCCTGCTGATGTTGTTGATGTAATGAATTTGAAAGGAGGTACAGAGCATTCCTATGATGTTGATATGGAAAAATACGTATCAACTGCTTCAACTGGGAATTATGATTTTTCTTTGTTTTTAATAGAATATAGTAGACCACTTTCTAATGTTGATGCTTCAATTGAGGCAATTGTAGCTCCAAGCAAAGAGTATGAATATTTAAGACAAAATCCAATTTGTGGTAATCCAACTATAATTATAAAGAACAATGGAAATGAAAATTTAACTTATGTAAATGTTAAGTATGGTTTAAAAGGAATTAGAAAAGCAAGTTTTAAGTGGAAAGGTAATTTAAAGTTTGGAGAATCAGATACCGTTAAATTAACAGAACCATTTAGTTGGGCATCCAATATAAGAGTTTTTGAGGTTGAATTAGTAAGTGTTAATAATCCAAAAAATGATCAAAATTTATCTATAAATCCTGACTCATCAATTGTTGATGAATATTTAAAAGATAATGTTATGACCAGTACTTTTGATGAAACTCCAGTATTGCCTGGAAAAATAATAATTCTTTTAAAAACAAATAATGCTGCAACTGAGAATTATTATTATATAAGAGATGCTGTATCTGGAGAAATATTGTTTGAAAAGAATAATTTAGAAAATGTTACAACATATCGTGATACAATAGATTTGCCAAGTGGTAAGTGCTATAATTTTGAATTTTATGATGATGGTCCTCCACCTAGCAATTTCCCTTTAAATAAAGATGGATTATCTTGGTGGGCAAATACTAATGATGGTGCTGGATATGTTCGCATTTTAAGTAAAGATAATAAAACAATTAAAAATTTTCAGGCTGATTTTGGAACAAAGTTTTTTTATCAATTCACTACAAATGTTTCATTAGATGTTAAGGATTTTCCAGTTGAAAAAAATAAATTTTTGTATGTATTTCCAAATCCTAGTTCAGATAAATTTAATATTGAGTATTTTTTAAATGATTCCAAAGGAGGAAACTTAGAAGTGTTTGATTTAGTTGGAAATAAAGTTTTCTCTCAAACTTTAATTGAAGATGATAAAACTATTGAAATTAATTTATCATCATTAATTAAAGGGAATTATATTTTAAAAGTTAAGCCTAATAATGGGACTGAAGAAATAACAAAAAAAATTGTTATTTTATAA